The Apium graveolens cultivar Ventura chromosome 11, ASM990537v1, whole genome shotgun sequence genome has a window encoding:
- the LOC141697380 gene encoding transcription activator GLK2-like, which translates to MLSVARLRNTKDERLGDKIDSSFFIGGGGDINDFPDFSSDNLLDSIDFDDLFVGMENEVDVLPDLEMDADILGDFSVSGGEESESTVNYYTASGSSENIHVSNKVSDSGSGTSSLNQGEEILSKRDSSKSSSAKRAADKGKKSSKTQQGKRKVKVDWTPELHRRFVQVVEQLGVDKAVPSRILELMGIDCLTRHNIASHLQKYRSHRKHLLAREAEAASWSQRRQIYGGGIALGGSKREMISSPNWFTPTIGFPPAAPMPHFRPLHVWGHPSMDQRHIWPKHNFPPNSRPQILWPSAPAAPPSSHLKQLPNSMPRGAPCFQPPPPTPTNFGAPPAVPGLRHHAMYKADATAAVPSNPQACPHPPIDFHPSKESIDAALEDVLTKPWLPLPLGLKPPSTDSVVVELHRQGIEKIPPNASCG; encoded by the exons ATGCTTAGTGTGGCTCGTTTGAGGAACACTAAAGATGAAAGGCTTGGAGACAAGATTGATAGTAGCTTTTTCATCGGAGGAGGCGGCGACATCAACGACTTCCCTGATTTCTCCAGCGATAATTTGCTGGACAGTATTGATTTTGATGACCTATTCGTGGGCATGGAAAATGAAGTGGATGTGCTTCCTGATTTGGAAATGGACGCAGACATTCTCGGTGATTTTTCTGTGAGTGGAGGCGAAGAATCGGAGAGTACTGTAAATTATTATACAGCATCTGGTTCAAGTGAAAACATTCATGTGAGTAACAAAGTTTCGGATTCTGGTTCGGGGACTTCAAGTTTGAATCAAGGAGAAGAAATCTTGAGTAAGAGAGATAGTAGTAAGTCTTCTTCTGCTAAGAGAGCTGCAGATAAAGGGAAAAAATCATCCAAGACTCAGCAAGGCAAGAGGAAAGTCAAG GTTGATTGGACACCAGAACTGCACAGAAGATTTGTGCAGGTAGTGGAACAGTTAGGGGTGGATAAGGCAGTCCCTTCAAGAATCTTAGAGCTTATGGGAATTGATTGTCTCACTCGACATAACATTGCCAGCCATCTTCAG AAATATCGATCTCATCGGAAACATTTGCTAGCACGAGAGGCTGAGGCAGCAAGCTGGAGCCAAAGACGACAGATATATGGCGGTGGTATTGCCTTGGGAGGTAGCAAGAGAGAGATGATTAGCAGTCCCAACTGGTTTACACCCACCATAGGGTTCCCGCCAGCAGCACCCATGCCTCACTTCAGACCACTGCACGTATGGGGTCATCCCTCCATGGACCAAAGGCATATTTGGCCTAAACACAATTTCCCCCCTAATTCACGGCCACAAATTTTATGGCCGTCAGCACCAGCTGCACCCCCATCTTCCCACCTTAAACAG CTTCCAAATTCTATGCCACGTGGAGCACCTTGCTTTCAGCCACCACCTCCGACACCAACG AACTTTGGTGCTCCACCAGCGGTCCCGGGACTTCGACACCATGCCATGTACAAAGCAGATGCCACCGCAGCTGTTCCCAGTAATCCTCAAGCTTGCCCCCACCCTCCCATTGACTTTCATCCG TCAAAAGAGAGCATAGATGCAGCTCTGGAAGATGTATTAACGAAGCCATGGCTGCCACTTCCTCTGGGACTGAAACCACCGTCTACTGATAGTGTAGTAGTGGAGCTCCACCGTCAAGGCATTGAAAAAATTCCGCCCAATGCTTCTTGTGGTTGA
- the LOC141697880 gene encoding uncharacterized protein LOC141697880 — protein sequence MDDGFGKPWHLFSSEDMLKGNKPKKPRKPRRLLNANKENMSNTVNGSPSTSPLSAQSILLNTPGSYANNSISTAIHNGSTRSMFSSPLSDITNQRSSTLPRKQRRKLQSPVAVDDSQSSFFEDRLNQTVFPNVDNVDAFDDQLETSIIEDDRIHDGSDDSNDEFCVEEPWGEDYDIDSDKDDTNTAIPHFGTRRRLRSVYPDEYCTLGSPTAICGKCNARMWKEERVKKNISKGTPIFSICCKRGEVKLPPTPATPPYLQIIYNDPLKSIAFLRNIGIYNAMFSFTSAGGNVDHSINNGRGPYIYRLNGQNHHVFGSLIPDDGETPKFCQLYIYDTANEMNNRLCWVNSSDKTQVHAEVVEGLLQMLDQTNELCKEFRMARDRFENNDLVDLKVELKVCRSQSGRENHISASDDVAGVMVGSSDNTTCDRDIIIEPKMGRLRRVSYVHPKFMALQYPILFPNGEDGYHDKIPFTSADPNNLKDHDMISMKNYYSYRFQVRDHEGMTPRLGGRLYRQYIVDAFSAIEQTRLWWFRINQTILRNELYSHICDSVRSGDSSTSNVGKGVILPSGFVGSKRYMQQNFQDALAVCRHFGHPDIFLTMTTNPLWDEIQRWNSFQVVTIATPLTLSLEYSVSSWIS from the exons ATG GATGATGGTTTTGGTAAACCATGGCACTTATTTTCTTCCGAGGATATGCTCAAAG GCAACAAACCCAAAAAACCAAGAAAACCAAGACGTCTTCTTAATGCTAACAAGGAGAACATGAGCAACACTGTTAATGGGTCACCTTCCACTTCACCTCTTTCTGCACAATCTATTTTAT TAAATACCCCTGGAAGTTATGCCAATAATAGTATATCGACTGCTATTCATAATGGATCTACTAGATCAATGTTTTCAT CCCCATTGTCTGATATAACAAATCAGAGAAGTTCAACTTTGCCCAGAAAACAGCGTAGGAAATTACAATCCCCTGTTGCTGTTGATGACTCACAGAGCAGTTTTTTTGAAGACAGGCTTAACCAAACAGTATTTCCTAATGTTGATAATGTTGATGCGTTTGATGACCAGCTAG AGACTTCAATTATAGAAGATGATCGGATACACGATGGGTCCGATGACTCTAATG ATGAGTTTTGTGTTGAAGAGCCGTGGGGTGAAGATTATGACATTGATAGTGATAAAG ATGACACAAACACTGCGATTCCACATTTTGGTACACGAAGACGTTTGCGAAGTGTTTATCCTGATGAATATTGCACACTTGGTTCTCCCACTGCCATTTGTGGCAAATGCAATGCACGAATGTGGAAAGAGGAaagagtaaaaaaaaatattagcAAGGGAACTCCTATTTTTTCCATTTGCTGCAAGAGAGGAGAAGTAAAACTACCACCTACACCTGCAACTCCGCCGTATCTGCAGATTATCTACAATGATCCATTGAAATCAATTGCATTTCTGAGGAATATAGGAATCTACAATGCTATGTTTTCTTTCACTTCAGCTGGTGGTAATGTAGATCATTCTATCAATAATGGTCGGGGACCATATATTTATAGGCTAAACGGACAGAATCACCATGTTTTCGGATCATTAATTCCTGATGATGGTGAAACTCCAAAATTCTGCCAACTTTACATTTATGACACTGCTAATGAAATGAACAATAGATTGTGTTGGGTTAATTCCAGTGATAAGACCCAAGTTCATGCTGAAGTTGTTGAAGGGTTGCTGCAAATGCTTGACCAGACTAATGAGTTATGCAAAGAATTTCGTATGGCTCGCGATCGATTTGAAAACAATGACTTGGTTGATTTGAAAGTTGAGCTTAAAGTTTGTAGATCCCAGAGCGGTCGCGAAAACCACATATCTGCCTCTGATGATGTTGCTGGTGTCATGGTAGGAAGCAGTGATAATACAACATGTGACCGTGACATTATTATTGAGCCAAAGATGGGCAGGTTGCGACGTGTTTCTTATGTGCATCCTAAATTTATGGCACTACAATATCCTATTCTTTTTCCCAATGGTGAGGATGGTTACCATGATAAAATTCCATTTACAAGTGCAGATCCTAACAACTTAAAAGATCACGACATGATTTCAATGAAAAACTACTATTCTTACAGATTTCAAGTTAGAGATCATGAAG GTATGACTCCTAGATTGGGTGGCCGTTTATACCGGCAATACATAGTGGATGCGTTTTCTGCAATTGAGCAGACAAGGTTGTGGTGGTTTCGAATAAACCAAACAATTCTGAGGAACGAATTGTATAGCCACATTTGCGACTCTGTCCGGTCAGGAGATTCAAGCACATCAAATGTAGGTAAAGGTGTGATTTTGCCTTCTGGATTTGTAGGTTCTAAACGTTACATGCAACAGAACTTTCAAGATGCCCTCGCGGTTTGTCGTCATTTTGGTCATCCCGACATATTTCTGACTATGACGACAAACCCTTTATGGGATGAAATCCAAAGATGGAATTCCTTCCAGGTTGTCACTATAGCAACTCCCTTGACATTATCTCTAGAGTATTCCGTCTCAAGTTGGATCAGTTGA